One segment of Stappia sp. 28M-7 DNA contains the following:
- the tsaA gene encoding tRNA (N6-threonylcarbamoyladenosine(37)-N6)-methyltransferase TrmO: MSDRSDDETAARPGEEAFDHDPAQGPFDAGLVFIGHVETPWTTRAECPRNGRATDAVCRVRLKPEYRKGLKSVEECSHLILLYWMHKARRDLAVLAPGFADETHGCFGLRAPVRPNPVSLSVVQLLDMTEDGFLVRGLDCLNGTPLVDIKPYFATTDSVPDAQVRWRERLKETGVISPPGDA; the protein is encoded by the coding sequence GTGAGCGACAGATCTGACGATGAAACGGCAGCACGGCCCGGCGAGGAAGCGTTCGATCACGACCCGGCGCAAGGGCCGTTCGACGCCGGTCTTGTCTTCATCGGACATGTTGAAACGCCCTGGACGACGCGGGCCGAGTGCCCGCGCAACGGCCGCGCCACCGATGCCGTCTGCCGCGTCCGTCTCAAGCCGGAATATCGCAAGGGGCTGAAGTCGGTGGAGGAATGCAGCCACCTCATCCTGCTGTACTGGATGCACAAGGCCCGCCGCGATCTGGCGGTGCTTGCGCCCGGCTTTGCCGATGAGACCCATGGCTGTTTCGGCCTGCGCGCGCCGGTTCGCCCGAACCCGGTGTCCCTGTCGGTCGTGCAATTGCTGGACATGACCGAGGACGGCTTCCTGGTGCGCGGTCTCGATTGCCTGAACGGGACGCCGCTCGTCGACATCAAGCCCTATTTCGCAACCACCGACAGCGTGCCGGACGCGCAGGTGCGCTGGCGCGAGCGGCTGAAAGAGACAGGGGTGATCAGCCCGCCGGGCGACGCCTGA
- the metH gene encoding methionine synthase, with protein MQDKTKTAASALTAAARDRILVLDGAMGTMIQALKLDEAGYRGDRFKDWSQDVKGNNDLLNLTQGPAIRDIHVAYLEAGADIVETNTFSSTTIAQADYAMEELAYELNLVGARLAREACDIVTARDPARPRFVAGALGPTNRTLSISPDVNNPGYRAVTFDEMREAYAEAVRGLIDGGSDILLVETIFDTLNAKAALFAIDEVLEEKGVSLPVMISGTITDLSGRTLSGQTPEAFWYSVRHSRPFSIGLNCALGAKEMRAHVAELSRVADTLVCAYPNAGLPNEFGEYDESPEAMAELVGEFAASGLVNIVGGCCGTTPDHIGAIAQAVAGHAPRKPAEPPRRMRLSGLEPFVLTPEINFVNVGERTNVTGSARFRKLIKEGNYATALEVARQQVESGAQIIDVNMDEGLLDSKEAMVTFLNLIAAEPDIARVPVMIDSSKWEVIEAGLKCVQGKAVVNSISMKEGKDAFIAQAKLVRRHGAAVVVMAFDEQGQADTQARKTEICQRSYEILVNEVGFPPEDIIFDPNIFAVATGISEHDNYGVDFIEATRWIRQNLPHAHVSGGVSNLSFSFRGNEPVREAMHSVFLYHAIAAGMDMGIVNAGQLAVYDDVDPELRELSEDVVLNRRSDSTDRLLEIAERFRGQGGKQKVQDLSWRERAVEDRLSHALVNGITDYIEEDVEEARAKAARPLHVIEGPLMAGMNIVGDLFGAGKMFLPQVVKSARVMKQAVAYLMPYMEQEKLEQGLEDMPSAGKILLATVKGDVHDIGKNIVGVVLQCNNFEVIDLGVMVPAAKILETARKEKVDVIGLSGLITPSLDEMCHVAAEMEREGFDLPLLIGGATTSLIHTAVKIHPNYRRSQAVYVTDASRAVGVVSKLLNKTDRDGYVEALRADYAKAAEGHSRSRGQSRRTSLEEARKNRFRPSFDSYRPQRPSFLGIRPIEVPLQDLVDVIDWTPFFSTWEIKGTYPAVLTDNRYGPAAKALYDDARKMLDEIVRDKLVQPKGVVGFWPAAARGDDIVLYEDEERTRERTVLHTLRQQMARAEGTRANVAMSDFVAAEDSGIPDWVGGFAVTSGHGEEEFISRYVKAGDDYNKILAQALCDRLAEAFAEKLHQIVRTSLWGYAPQEDASVEELIGEKYQGIRPAPGYPAQPDHTEKGTLFELLDATQTAGIQLTESYAMWPGSSVSGLYFAHPDSHYFGVGRIERDQVEDYALRKGWDLATAERWLAPILNYDPHKLEAAE; from the coding sequence ATGCAAGACAAGACCAAGACCGCGGCGTCGGCCCTGACCGCTGCCGCGCGCGACCGCATTCTCGTCCTCGACGGCGCCATGGGCACGATGATCCAGGCGCTCAAGCTGGATGAGGCCGGCTATCGCGGCGACCGGTTCAAGGACTGGTCGCAGGACGTGAAGGGCAACAACGACCTGCTCAACCTGACGCAGGGCCCGGCGATCCGCGACATCCACGTCGCCTATCTGGAGGCCGGTGCCGACATCGTCGAGACCAACACCTTCTCCTCCACCACCATCGCCCAGGCCGACTACGCCATGGAGGAGCTGGCCTACGAGCTGAACCTCGTCGGCGCCCGGCTTGCCCGCGAGGCCTGCGACATCGTCACGGCCCGCGACCCTGCGCGCCCGCGCTTCGTCGCCGGCGCGCTCGGGCCGACCAACCGCACGCTGTCGATCTCCCCGGACGTCAACAATCCGGGCTATCGCGCCGTCACCTTCGACGAGATGCGGGAAGCCTATGCCGAGGCGGTGCGCGGCCTGATCGACGGCGGCTCGGACATCCTGCTCGTCGAGACGATCTTCGACACGCTGAACGCCAAGGCCGCTCTCTTCGCCATCGACGAGGTGCTGGAGGAAAAGGGCGTGAGTCTGCCGGTGATGATCTCCGGCACGATCACCGACCTGTCCGGCCGCACCCTGTCCGGCCAGACGCCGGAGGCCTTCTGGTACTCGGTGCGCCATTCCAGGCCGTTCTCCATCGGCCTCAACTGCGCGCTCGGCGCCAAGGAAATGCGCGCCCACGTAGCAGAGCTTTCGCGCGTTGCCGACACGCTGGTCTGCGCCTATCCGAATGCCGGCCTGCCGAACGAGTTCGGCGAGTATGACGAAAGCCCCGAGGCGATGGCCGAGCTGGTCGGCGAGTTCGCCGCGAGCGGCCTCGTCAACATCGTCGGCGGCTGCTGCGGCACGACGCCGGATCATATCGGCGCCATCGCGCAGGCCGTTGCCGGCCACGCCCCGCGCAAGCCGGCCGAACCGCCGCGCCGCATGCGCCTGTCCGGCCTCGAGCCCTTCGTGCTGACGCCGGAGATCAACTTCGTCAATGTCGGCGAGCGCACCAACGTCACCGGATCGGCCCGCTTCCGCAAGCTGATCAAGGAGGGCAACTACGCCACGGCGCTGGAAGTCGCCCGCCAGCAGGTGGAGAGCGGCGCCCAGATCATCGACGTCAACATGGACGAGGGCCTGCTCGACTCCAAGGAGGCGATGGTCACCTTCCTGAACCTGATCGCCGCCGAGCCGGATATCGCTCGCGTGCCGGTGATGATCGACAGCTCCAAGTGGGAGGTGATCGAGGCCGGCCTGAAATGCGTCCAGGGCAAGGCGGTGGTGAACTCCATCTCCATGAAGGAAGGCAAGGACGCCTTCATCGCCCAGGCGAAGCTGGTGCGCCGTCACGGCGCCGCGGTCGTCGTCATGGCCTTCGACGAGCAGGGCCAGGCCGACACCCAGGCCCGCAAGACCGAGATCTGCCAGCGCTCCTACGAGATCCTGGTGAACGAGGTCGGCTTCCCGCCCGAGGACATCATCTTCGATCCGAACATCTTCGCCGTCGCCACGGGCATTTCCGAGCACGACAATTACGGCGTCGATTTCATCGAGGCGACCCGCTGGATCCGCCAGAACCTGCCGCATGCGCATGTCTCCGGCGGCGTGTCCAACCTGTCCTTCTCCTTCCGCGGCAACGAGCCCGTGCGCGAGGCGATGCACTCGGTGTTCCTGTACCACGCGATCGCGGCCGGTATGGACATGGGCATCGTCAATGCCGGTCAGCTCGCCGTCTATGACGACGTCGATCCGGAGCTGCGCGAGCTCTCCGAGGACGTGGTGCTCAACCGGCGCTCCGATTCCACCGACCGGCTGCTGGAGATCGCGGAGCGCTTCCGCGGCCAGGGCGGCAAGCAGAAGGTGCAGGACCTGTCGTGGCGCGAACGCGCCGTCGAGGACCGCCTGTCCCATGCGCTGGTCAACGGCATCACCGACTATATCGAGGAAGACGTGGAAGAGGCCCGCGCCAAGGCTGCGCGCCCGCTGCACGTCATCGAAGGGCCGCTGATGGCCGGCATGAACATCGTCGGCGACCTGTTCGGCGCCGGCAAGATGTTCCTGCCCCAGGTGGTGAAGTCCGCCCGCGTCATGAAGCAGGCCGTGGCCTACCTGATGCCCTACATGGAGCAGGAAAAGCTCGAGCAGGGGCTCGAGGACATGCCGAGCGCCGGCAAGATCCTGCTTGCCACCGTCAAGGGCGACGTCCACGACATCGGCAAGAACATCGTCGGCGTCGTGCTCCAGTGCAACAATTTCGAGGTGATCGATCTCGGCGTCATGGTGCCGGCGGCCAAGATCCTCGAGACCGCGCGCAAGGAGAAGGTGGATGTGATCGGCCTGTCGGGCCTCATCACCCCGTCGCTGGACGAGATGTGCCACGTGGCGGCCGAGATGGAGCGCGAGGGCTTCGACCTGCCGCTGCTGATCGGCGGCGCGACGACCAGTCTCATCCACACGGCGGTGAAGATCCATCCGAACTACCGCCGCTCCCAGGCCGTCTACGTGACGGATGCGAGCCGCGCGGTCGGCGTGGTGTCGAAACTGCTGAACAAGACGGACCGCGACGGCTATGTCGAGGCGCTGCGCGCAGACTATGCCAAGGCGGCGGAGGGGCACTCGCGCTCGCGCGGCCAGTCCCGCCGCACCAGCCTGGAAGAGGCGCGCAAGAACCGCTTCCGCCCGTCCTTCGACAGCTACCGGCCGCAGCGCCCCTCGTTCCTCGGCATCCGCCCGATCGAGGTGCCGCTGCAGGATCTGGTGGATGTCATCGACTGGACGCCCTTCTTCTCCACCTGGGAGATCAAGGGCACCTATCCGGCGGTGCTGACCGACAACCGCTACGGCCCGGCTGCCAAGGCGCTCTATGACGATGCCCGCAAGATGCTCGACGAGATCGTCCGCGACAAGCTGGTGCAGCCCAAGGGCGTCGTCGGCTTCTGGCCGGCGGCCGCGCGCGGCGACGACATCGTGCTCTACGAGGACGAGGAGCGGACCCGCGAGCGCACCGTGCTGCACACGCTGCGCCAGCAGATGGCCCGCGCCGAAGGCACCCGTGCCAACGTGGCGATGTCCGACTTCGTCGCGGCCGAGGACAGCGGCATCCCCGACTGGGTCGGCGGCTTCGCGGTGACCTCCGGCCACGGCGAGGAGGAGTTCATCTCGCGCTACGTCAAGGCAGGCGACGACTACAACAAGATCCTGGCCCAGGCCCTGTGCGACCGTCTCGCCGAAGCCTTCGCGGAGAAGCTGCACCAGATCGTGCGCACCTCGCTTTGGGGCTATGCCCCGCAGGAGGACGCGAGCGTCGAGGAGCTGATCGGCGAGAAGTATCAGGGCATCCGCCCGGCGCCGGGCTATCCGGCCCAGCCGGATCACACGGAAAAGGGCACGCTGTTCGAGCTGCTGGACGCCACGCAGACTGCCGGCATCCAGCTGACCGAGAGCTATGCCATGTGGCCGGGCTCGTCGGTCTCGGGCCTCTACTTCGCCCATCCCGACAGCCACTATTTCGGCGTCGGGCGCATCGAGCGCGACCAGGTCGAGGACTATGCCCTGCGCAAGGGCTGGGACCTTGCCACGGCCGAGCGCTGGCTCGCCCCGATCCTGAACTACGATCCGCACAAGCTGGAGGCGGCGGAGTAA
- a CDS encoding acyltransferase, whose amino-acid sequence MSAAARRPGLDLMRVAAVAAVAWFHYGFRMQVTGEAGPVAGACEPGDWARFGYLGVSVFFAISGYVISISTEGRDPFTFAVARIARLWPVYVVAMTLTALVTLAVPALGFPLSLPQYLANLTMLSPFLGQPFMDGAYWSIVAEILFYGWVGLLMLVGLWSRHQVAIALGWLAIAALDQTVIDSDILRRLLLTDFAGFFAFGMMLRARERGEAGAIFVLAAAFVQAVAAAILFADGLVELYRGEPFSPLAVAGIVAVSLLVLALATRLDAPWLPVGPVAVAGRATYPFYLLHQHIGYAGFFLLAPALGLGVSAIVILAVIALVALLLTVGVERPAARAIRGAGEWVRLRVLSFRRRPAG is encoded by the coding sequence ATGAGTGCTGCGGCAAGACGGCCGGGTCTCGACTTGATGCGGGTTGCGGCCGTGGCGGCGGTCGCCTGGTTCCACTACGGCTTTCGCATGCAGGTGACCGGTGAGGCCGGGCCTGTCGCCGGGGCGTGCGAGCCGGGCGACTGGGCGCGGTTCGGCTATCTCGGCGTCTCCGTCTTCTTCGCCATTTCCGGCTACGTCATCTCGATCTCGACGGAAGGGCGCGATCCCTTCACCTTCGCCGTTGCCCGCATCGCGCGGCTGTGGCCGGTCTATGTGGTGGCGATGACGCTCACGGCGCTGGTCACCCTTGCCGTGCCGGCGCTCGGCTTCCCGCTGTCGCTGCCGCAGTATCTTGCCAACCTGACCATGCTGTCGCCGTTTCTCGGCCAGCCGTTCATGGACGGGGCCTACTGGTCCATCGTCGCCGAAATCCTGTTCTACGGCTGGGTCGGGCTGTTGATGCTCGTCGGCCTGTGGTCGCGCCATCAGGTCGCCATCGCCCTCGGCTGGCTGGCGATTGCAGCTCTCGACCAGACCGTGATCGACAGCGACATCCTCCGCCGGCTTCTGCTGACCGACTTCGCCGGGTTCTTCGCCTTCGGGATGATGCTGCGGGCGCGCGAACGCGGGGAGGCAGGGGCGATCTTCGTTCTTGCCGCGGCCTTCGTGCAGGCCGTCGCCGCAGCGATCCTGTTCGCAGACGGACTGGTCGAGCTCTATCGCGGCGAGCCGTTTTCTCCGCTTGCCGTTGCCGGCATCGTCGCCGTCTCGCTCCTCGTTCTGGCGCTGGCAACGCGGCTGGACGCACCCTGGCTGCCGGTCGGGCCGGTCGCGGTGGCCGGGCGGGCGACCTATCCGTTCTACCTGCTGCACCAGCACATCGGCTATGCGGGCTTCTTCCTGCTGGCGCCGGCGCTCGGGCTTGGCGTTTCAGCCATTGTCATTCTTGCTGTGATCGCGCTTGTGGCGCTGCTTTTGACCGTGGGCGTGGAGCGGCCGGCGGCGCGAGCGATACGCGGGGCAGGCGAGTGGGTGCGATTGCGGGTCCTGTCGTTCAGGCGTCGCCCGGCGGGCTGA
- a CDS encoding DUF2336 domain-containing protein yields MSNMPNTELVNFEALANEPDMARRNELARNVATLFSLTSEKCSDEQIEVYDAVLVRLSDMVEMQARAFIAGRLASLRRAPEGTIRRLADDEIEVARPVLEQSTVLRDSDLVNIALKRGEDHKVAIAAREILSEMVTDVLVETGSAAVHRTVARNGGASLSARGVLGLIQSSGLDEDLQMALADRDDLDERAVSTLAALASERVRMRLLETSTSEGGEVPRAARVAAQKLSNEFWLGRYDFETAIGRVYALARGPGINEDTLVRFAEEDRFPEAVATFAMIGDIGIEEAKHWMVRTDTDPFLIVAKAAGLALSTVEKLLGMGPWRYRLQAEDRTRILDRYKGIKPQSARLLLSQWHGRVA; encoded by the coding sequence ATGTCAAACATGCCAAATACCGAGCTCGTGAACTTCGAGGCGTTGGCGAACGAGCCTGACATGGCGCGGCGCAACGAGCTTGCGCGCAATGTGGCGACTCTCTTCTCGCTGACGTCCGAGAAATGCTCGGATGAGCAGATCGAGGTCTACGACGCGGTGCTGGTGCGCCTGTCCGACATGGTGGAGATGCAGGCCCGCGCCTTCATCGCCGGCCGTCTGGCCTCGCTGCGCCGGGCACCGGAGGGAACCATCCGCCGTCTTGCCGACGACGAGATCGAGGTTGCCCGCCCGGTGCTGGAGCAGTCCACCGTGCTGCGCGATTCGGACCTGGTGAATATCGCGCTCAAGCGCGGCGAGGACCACAAGGTCGCCATCGCTGCCCGCGAGATCCTGTCCGAGATGGTCACCGACGTTCTGGTGGAGACCGGCAGCGCGGCCGTGCATCGCACGGTGGCGCGCAATGGCGGCGCGAGCCTTTCCGCCCGCGGCGTTCTCGGGCTTATCCAGTCTTCCGGCCTCGACGAGGACCTGCAGATGGCGCTTGCCGACCGCGATGACCTTGACGAGCGTGCGGTGTCGACACTGGCGGCGCTGGCCAGCGAGCGGGTGCGCATGCGCCTGCTCGAAACCAGCACGTCCGAGGGCGGCGAGGTCCCGCGTGCCGCCCGTGTCGCCGCGCAGAAGCTGTCCAACGAGTTCTGGCTGGGCCGCTACGACTTCGAGACCGCGATCGGCCGCGTGTATGCGCTGGCCCGCGGACCCGGCATCAATGAGGACACGCTGGTTCGGTTTGCCGAGGAAGACCGGTTCCCCGAGGCGGTCGCGACCTTCGCGATGATCGGTGATATCGGCATCGAGGAAGCCAAACACTGGATGGTGCGCACCGACACGGATCCGTTCCTGATTGTCGCCAAGGCGGCAGGTCTCGCACTTTCAACAGTGGAAAAACTGCTTGGCATGGGGCCGTGGCGCTACCGCCTGCAGGCCGAGGACCGCACGCGCATCCTCGACCGCTACAAGGGCATCAAGCCGCAGTCCGCGCGCCTGCTGCTGAGCCAGTGGCACGGCCGCGTCGCCTGA